One part of the Lotus japonicus ecotype B-129 chromosome 2, LjGifu_v1.2 genome encodes these proteins:
- the LOC130737547 gene encoding cystathionine beta-lyase, chloroplastic yields MVPSSISLRTFTNSVSIAPHTQVELHKKDAFFGLGFSNSANFRTSELLSAKGFKLNCSVDREMDVSTSAVVDDAAAAVAECLSEEGLIEPDISTMVLNFENKFDPYGAVSAPLYQTATFKQPSAIENGPYDYTRSGNPTRDALESLLAKLDKADRAFCFTSGMAALSAVTHLLKTGEEILAGDDLYGGADRLLSVVVPKSGVVVKRVNTCDLKEVSSAIGPRTRLIWLESPTNPRLQISDIRKIAEMAHAHGALVLVDNSIMSPVLSQPLELGADIVMHSATKFIAGHSDIMAGVLAVKGERLAKELYFLQNAEGSGLAPFDCWLCLRGIKTMALRVEKQQENAQKIAEFLASHPRVKKVNYAGLRGHPGRDLHYSQAKGAGSVLSFLTGSLALSKHIVETTKYYSITVSFGSVKSLISLPCFMSHASIPAAVREVRGLTEDLVRISVGIEDANDLIADLNNAFRTGPLE; encoded by the exons ATGGTTCCTTCTTCGATCTCTCTCAGAACCTTCACAAATTCAGTTTCCATTGCTCCCCACACTCAG GTTGAGCTGCATAAAAAAGATGCATTCTTCGGTTTAGGGTTTAGCAATTCCGCGAATTTCAGAACAAGTGAACTGTTGTCTGCGAAAGGGTTCAAGTTGAACTGCTCAGTTGATAGAGAAATGGATGTCAGCACTTCGGCTGTGGTGGAtgatgctgctgctgctgttgcaGAATGCTTAAGTG AAGAGGGGCTAATAGAGCCTGATATCTCAACAATGGTGTTGAATTTTGAGAATAAGTTTGATCCTTATGGCGCTGTTAGTGCTCCGCTTTACCAAACCGCTACTTTTAAGCAG CCTTCTGCAATAGAAAATGGTCCCTATGACTATACTAGAAGTGGAAATCCTACTCGAGATGCTTTAGAAAG TTTACTGGCAAAACTTGATAAAGCAGATAGAGCCTTTTGCTTCACCAGTGGGATGGCTGCTTTGAGCGCTGTTACTCATCTTCTTAAAACTG GTGAGGAAATTCTTGCTGGAGATGATCTGTATGGTGGTGCTGATAGGTTGCTGTCCGTTGTTGTTCCCAAGAGTGGTGTTGTGGTGAA ACGGGTAAATACATGTGATCTAAAGGAGGTTTCATCTGCTATTGGACCCCGGACTAGGCTCATATGGCTGGAGAGTCCAACCAATCCCCGACTACAAATTTCTGATATTCGA AAAATAGCAGAGATGGCTCATGCACATGGTGCTCTTGTGTTGGTCGACAATAGTATAATGTCACCTGTATTATCCCAGCCATTGGAACTTGGAGCAG ATATTGTCATGCACTCGGCTACCAAATTTATTGCTGGACATAGTGATATCATGGCTGGTGTGCTTGCTGTAAAAGGTGAAAG GTTGGCAAAAGAACTATATTTCTTGCAAAATGCGGAGGGCTCAGGCTTAGCTCCATTTGACTGTTGGCTTTGCTTGCGAGGAATCAAGACGATGGCCCTTCGAGTGGAGAAGCAACAG GAAAATGCGCAGAAGATTGCTGAGTTCCTCGCCTCCCATCCACGAGTCAAGAAAGTAAACTATGCCGGTTTGCGTGGTCATCCTGGACGTGATTTACACTATTCTCAG GCAAAAGGTGCAGGATCTGTGCTTAGTTTTTTGACAGGTTCACTGGCTCTCTCGAAGCATATTGTAGAAACTACCAAGTACTATAGCATTACTGTTAGTTTTG GGAGCGTGAAATCCCTCATCAGCCTCCCCTGCTTCATGTCCCATGCTAGCATACCTGCTGCAGTCCGTGAGGTGAGAGGTTTGACGGAAGATCTTGTACGTATATCTGTTGGTATTGAGGATGCAAATGATCTCATTGCTGATCTAAACAATGCATTTAGAACGGGGCCTCTGGAGTAG